The Bryobacteraceae bacterium genome includes a window with the following:
- a CDS encoding EpsI family protein: protein MTWWRGRGVWVATAVLCVQAVVFHVFAQNEKAVKVLPLAFVDLNRGGWEQVREEPLDSATAEILHPDDSLFRMMAHREKGLIASVFVAYFASQRTGHAPHTPRNCLPGHGWVFERMGTYEADAAGAGRLEANRYVIQKGNERAAVVYWYQTGEMTAANEYKAKLKLLWTAARFGRSDTALVRVIVPAGEGRVEAAEQAAADLAREVYAALAEHIPRLGR from the coding sequence GTGACGTGGTGGCGGGGGCGCGGGGTGTGGGTGGCGACGGCAGTGCTGTGCGTGCAGGCGGTGGTGTTTCATGTGTTCGCGCAAAATGAGAAAGCCGTCAAAGTGCTGCCGCTGGCATTCGTGGATCTGAACCGGGGCGGATGGGAGCAGGTGAGGGAAGAGCCGCTGGACAGCGCCACGGCGGAGATTCTGCATCCGGACGATTCGCTGTTCCGGATGATGGCGCACAGGGAGAAGGGGCTGATCGCGAGCGTGTTTGTGGCCTATTTCGCTTCGCAGAGGACAGGGCATGCGCCGCACACGCCGCGCAACTGTCTGCCGGGGCACGGATGGGTGTTTGAGAGGATGGGGACCTACGAGGCTGACGCGGCGGGAGCGGGGCGGCTGGAGGCGAACCGGTATGTGATCCAGAAAGGAAACGAGAGGGCGGCGGTCGTGTACTGGTATCAGACGGGGGAGATGACGGCGGCGAATGAGTACAAGGCGAAGCTCAAGCTGCTGTGGACGGCGGCGCGGTTCGGGCGGAGCGACACGGCGCTGGTGCGGGTGATCGTTCCGGCGGGGGAGGGCAGGGTAGAGGCGGCGGAGCAGGCGGCGGCGGATCTGGCGCGGGAGGTTTACGCAGCGCTGGCCGAACATATTCCGAGGCTGGGACGGTAA
- a CDS encoding integrase encodes MSRARSISTGRCYGRARVLKAWGLPRSTFYQRRRLHASPRPPARRGPKTHYTDEQLAGEIRRTIHESPFHGEGHRKVWARLRLAGVRTSLRRVLRLMRQHQLLAPQRQPQPVEPKRHEGTILAGRPNQMWGIDATAGFTLRDGQVPIFAMIDHCSACCLGIHVARRGTRFEALEPVRQAVREQFGGFAEGIAFGVKLRHDHGSQFMSDDFQREIRFLGLESSPAFVREPEGNGCIERFFRTLKEQLLWVRHFETLEELAEALEEFRQRYNEQWLVERLHFQSPRQAHQALLALEAAA; translated from the coding sequence ATGAGCCGTGCCCGGTCGATCTCCACGGGACGCTGCTACGGGCGGGCTCGGGTGCTCAAGGCCTGGGGCCTGCCGCGGTCGACCTTCTACCAGCGGCGCCGCCTGCATGCCTCGCCTCGCCCGCCCGCCAGGCGCGGCCCGAAGACGCACTACACCGATGAGCAGCTCGCCGGGGAGATCCGGCGCACGATTCACGAGTCGCCTTTCCACGGCGAAGGCCACCGCAAGGTGTGGGCGCGGCTGCGGCTGGCCGGCGTGCGGACGTCGTTGCGGCGCGTGCTGCGGCTGATGCGCCAACACCAGCTGCTGGCGCCGCAGCGGCAGCCGCAGCCGGTGGAGCCGAAGCGCCACGAGGGAACGATCCTCGCCGGGCGGCCCAACCAGATGTGGGGCATCGACGCCACGGCGGGCTTCACTCTCCGGGACGGACAGGTGCCGATCTTCGCCATGATCGATCACTGCTCGGCCTGCTGCCTGGGCATTCACGTCGCCAGGCGCGGCACGCGGTTCGAGGCGCTCGAGCCGGTGCGCCAGGCCGTGCGCGAACAGTTTGGCGGCTTTGCCGAAGGCATTGCCTTCGGCGTGAAGCTGCGTCATGACCACGGCTCCCAGTTCATGAGCGACGACTTTCAGCGCGAGATCCGCTTTCTCGGCCTGGAGTCTTCACCGGCCTTCGTCCGCGAGCCGGAAGGCAACGGCTGCATCGAACGCTTCTTCCGCACCCTCAAGGAGCAGCTACTCTGGGTGCGGCACTTCGAAACCCTGGAAGAACTGGCCGAAGCGCTCGAAGAATTCCGCCAGCGCTACAACGAACAGTGGCTGGTCGAACGCCTCCACTTCCAATCCCCGCGGCAGGCTCACCAGGCCCTGCTTGCCCTCGAGGCTGCCGCATGA
- a CDS encoding integrase yields MSRARSISTGRCYGRARVLKAWGLPRSTFYQRRRLHASPRPPARRGPKTHYTDEQLAGEIRRTIHESPFHGEGHRKVWARLRLAGVRTSLRRVLRLMRQHQLLAPQRQPQPVEPKRHEGTILAGRPNQMWGIDATAGFTLRDGQVPIFAMIDHCSACCLGIHVARRGTRFEALEPVRQAVREQFGGFAEGIAFGVKLRHDHGSQFMSDDFQREIRFLGLESSPAFVREPEGNGCIERFFRTLKEQLLWVRHPPPHDFLGH; encoded by the coding sequence ATGAGCCGTGCCCGGTCGATCTCCACGGGACGCTGCTACGGGCGGGCTCGGGTGCTCAAGGCCTGGGGCCTGCCGCGGTCGACCTTCTACCAGCGGCGCCGCCTGCATGCCTCGCCTCGCCCGCCCGCCAGGCGCGGCCCGAAGACGCACTACACCGATGAGCAGCTCGCCGGGGAGATCCGGCGCACGATTCACGAGTCGCCTTTCCACGGCGAAGGCCACCGCAAGGTGTGGGCGCGGCTGCGGCTGGCCGGCGTGCGGACGTCGTTGCGGCGCGTGCTGCGGCTGATGCGCCAACACCAGCTGCTGGCGCCGCAGCGGCAGCCGCAGCCGGTGGAGCCGAAGCGCCACGAGGGAACGATCCTCGCCGGGCGGCCCAACCAGATGTGGGGCATCGACGCCACGGCGGGCTTCACTCTCCGGGACGGACAGGTGCCGATCTTCGCCATGATCGATCACTGCTCGGCCTGCTGCCTGGGCATTCACGTCGCCAGGCGCGGCACGCGGTTCGAGGCGCTCGAGCCGGTGCGCCAGGCCGTGCGCGAACAGTTTGGCGGCTTTGCCGAAGGCATTGCCTTCGGCGTGAAGCTGCGTCATGACCACGGCTCCCAGTTCATGAGCGACGACTTTCAGCGCGAGATCCGCTTTCTCGGCCTGGAGTCTTCACCGGCCTTCGTCCGCGAGCCGGAAGGCAACGGCTGCATCGAACGCTTCTTCCGCACCCTCAAGGAGCAGCTACTCTGGGTGCGGCATCCCCCGCCCCACGATTTCCTTGGACACTGA
- a CDS encoding capsular polysaccharide biosynthesis protein CapK → MAADIWLSLYHRMPAWMRDVAASVRGWQLERWRYGAETERLVEEALERESWTAERWKSWQEERLARVLDRAARKVPYYRSMWAERRVRGDSGSWERLENWPVLEKEPLRRQPEAFLAEDCDPRRMFETHTSGTSGTPLKLWQSRKTLRAWYALFEARWRRWHGVSRRDRWAILGGQLVAPVEQRKPPFWVHNWPMRQLYLSSYHLSPEFAPHYIDELRRFQPAYLWGYSSALYTLAQECLRLGVKDLRYRVVLTNAEPLYGFQREAMEKAFDSPVRETYGMSEMTAGAGECEEGRMHWFPDAGVVEVLDADAAGAGDLVATGLINEDMPLIRYRVGDRVKPAPGDARCECGRGLPLLERIEGRLDDVIVTPDGRRVGRMDPVFKADLSIREAQIVQEQVDLVRVRVVPGAEFGARQEEELKQRVRLRLGEGVRVEVERVKEIERTANGKFRAVISKVAAERRA, encoded by the coding sequence ATGGCAGCAGACATTTGGCTGTCGCTCTACCACCGGATGCCCGCATGGATGCGGGACGTGGCTGCAAGTGTCCGCGGATGGCAGCTCGAGCGTTGGAGGTATGGAGCGGAAACGGAGCGGCTGGTGGAGGAAGCGCTAGAGAGGGAAAGCTGGACGGCGGAGCGGTGGAAATCCTGGCAGGAAGAGCGGCTCGCGCGGGTTCTGGATCGTGCTGCCCGCAAGGTTCCTTACTACCGCTCGATGTGGGCGGAACGGCGGGTGCGGGGCGACAGCGGGAGCTGGGAACGTCTGGAAAACTGGCCCGTGCTTGAAAAAGAGCCTCTCCGGCGGCAACCAGAAGCTTTCCTGGCGGAAGACTGCGATCCCCGCAGGATGTTCGAGACGCACACGAGCGGGACGAGCGGAACGCCTCTCAAATTATGGCAGAGCCGGAAGACGCTGCGCGCGTGGTATGCGCTGTTCGAAGCGCGGTGGCGGAGATGGCACGGGGTGAGCCGGCGTGACCGGTGGGCGATTCTGGGGGGGCAACTGGTGGCGCCGGTGGAGCAGCGGAAGCCGCCCTTCTGGGTGCACAACTGGCCGATGCGGCAGTTATACCTGTCAAGCTACCATCTGTCGCCGGAATTCGCGCCGCATTACATTGATGAATTGCGGCGTTTTCAGCCGGCTTATCTGTGGGGATACAGCTCCGCCCTGTACACGCTGGCTCAGGAATGCCTCCGGCTGGGTGTGAAGGACTTGCGGTACCGGGTGGTGTTGACGAATGCGGAGCCGCTATACGGGTTTCAGCGGGAGGCAATGGAAAAGGCGTTCGACTCGCCGGTGCGGGAGACATACGGAATGAGCGAAATGACGGCGGGGGCGGGCGAGTGCGAAGAGGGGAGGATGCACTGGTTCCCTGACGCCGGGGTGGTTGAGGTCCTGGACGCCGATGCAGCCGGCGCCGGGGATCTGGTGGCGACAGGATTGATCAATGAAGACATGCCCCTGATCCGCTACCGGGTGGGCGACCGGGTGAAACCGGCGCCGGGAGACGCCCGGTGCGAGTGCGGCCGGGGGCTGCCGCTGCTCGAGAGAATCGAGGGGCGTCTGGATGACGTGATCGTAACCCCGGACGGGCGGCGCGTGGGGCGGATGGATCCGGTGTTCAAGGCGGATCTGTCGATCCGCGAAGCTCAGATCGTGCAGGAACAGGTGGATCTGGTGCGGGTGCGGGTCGTGCCCGGGGCGGAGTTCGGGGCCCGGCAGGAGGAGGAGTTGAAGCAGCGGGTGCGGCTGAGACTGGGGGAGGGGGTGAGGGTGGAAGTGGAGCGGGTGAAGGAGATTGAGCGGACCGCGAACGGGAAGTTCCGGGCGGTAATCTCCAAAGTGGCGGCGGAGCGGAGAGCGTGA
- a CDS encoding glycosyl transferase, with translation MKRLLVISNMAHYRDPKHGVVGFGPAVEELSWVALLFDEVVHLGCLHEGQAPLNMLPYSAPNLRFFGVPPRGGEGIPAKAAILAQWPFLIRVLMKHLRTADAVHVRCPCNIGLLAVILLCLVREPRRRWIKYAGNWRPEGREPWSYRVQRWLLRRTWHGGVVTVNGQWEGDPPHVREFFNPSFSEAELEEARSWGRKKALNGVVRCAFVGRVEEAKGAGRAVEIVRRLREQGVEAELDVVGDGPMKEALVRANAPWLRLHGWLPRQKVGRVWREAHMCLLPSRASEGWPKVLSEGMAWGAVPVASTVSSIPQYLERFGCGGGGAGGRCGRICGGDRRISAGAGTMEARQRAGD, from the coding sequence ATGAAGCGTCTTCTCGTCATTTCGAACATGGCCCATTATCGTGACCCGAAGCACGGGGTCGTGGGATTTGGTCCCGCCGTGGAGGAGTTGAGCTGGGTCGCTCTGCTATTCGACGAGGTCGTGCATCTGGGGTGTCTGCATGAAGGGCAAGCGCCGCTCAACATGCTGCCGTATTCGGCTCCGAATCTGCGGTTCTTTGGCGTGCCGCCCAGGGGCGGCGAGGGAATTCCTGCGAAGGCTGCAATTCTGGCCCAATGGCCGTTTCTCATACGCGTCCTGATGAAACATCTCCGGACAGCTGATGCGGTTCATGTGCGGTGTCCATGCAACATCGGGCTGCTGGCGGTGATCCTGTTGTGCCTGGTGAGGGAACCGCGGAGGAGGTGGATCAAGTACGCGGGCAACTGGCGTCCGGAGGGGCGAGAGCCATGGTCGTACCGGGTGCAGCGTTGGCTGCTGCGGCGGACGTGGCACGGGGGCGTGGTGACGGTGAACGGGCAGTGGGAGGGCGATCCGCCGCATGTGCGGGAGTTCTTCAACCCGTCGTTTTCAGAGGCGGAGTTGGAGGAGGCGCGTTCGTGGGGGAGGAAAAAGGCTCTCAACGGGGTGGTGCGGTGTGCGTTTGTCGGGCGGGTGGAGGAGGCGAAGGGGGCGGGGCGGGCGGTAGAGATCGTGAGGCGGCTGCGGGAGCAGGGAGTGGAAGCGGAACTGGACGTGGTGGGGGATGGGCCCATGAAGGAGGCTCTTGTACGGGCCAACGCGCCCTGGCTTCGGCTCCATGGGTGGCTGCCGCGGCAGAAGGTGGGGCGGGTGTGGCGGGAGGCGCATATGTGTTTGTTGCCCTCCAGAGCGTCAGAGGGCTGGCCGAAGGTGTTGAGCGAGGGGATGGCATGGGGAGCGGTGCCGGTGGCGAGCACGGTGAGCAGCATTCCGCAATACCTGGAAAGGTTCGGGTGCGGGGGTGGCGGTGCCGGCGGCCGATGTGGACGGATTTGTGGAGGCGATCGGCGGATATCTGCGGGAGCCGGAACGATGGAAGCAAGACAGCGAGCGGGGGATTGA
- a CDS encoding hypothetical protein (possible pseudo, frameshifted) has translation MVACVGALAAEIFTERVALVGTVAGLVWYLGGTELMRRLRFPLLLLCFALPLPGLLHKQITFPLQLVATRLAEWGLELTGRTVLREGNVLELAGRMISVVEACSGIRALMALEFFALAYAYLFHEKVWMRWALAAAAVPVAVVANSGRVMATALLGEVDPRLAEGFYHGLEGWAVFVVAMAMLIGVERVLRRWVR, from the coding sequence GTGGTGGCGTGCGTGGGGGCGCTCGCGGCGGAGATTTTCACAGAGCGCGTGGCGCTGGTCGGGACAGTGGCAGGGCTGGTGTGGTACCTGGGGGGCACCGAATTGATGCGGCGGCTGCGGTTTCCGCTGCTGCTGCTGTGTTTTGCGCTGCCGCTCCCGGGGCTGCTGCACAAGCAGATCACGTTTCCGCTGCAGCTGGTGGCGACGCGGCTGGCGGAGTGGGGGCTGGAGCTGACCGGAAGGACGGTACTTCGTGAGGGCAATGTGTTGGAGCTCGCAGGCCGGATGATCTCGGTGGTAGAAGCGTGCAGCGGGATCCGGGCTCTGATGGCGCTGGAATTCTTCGCGCTTGCGTATGCCTACCTGTTTCACGAGAAGGTGTGGATGCGGTGGGCGCTGGCGGCGGCAGCGGTTCCGGTGGCTGTGGTGGCGAATTCCGGGCGGGTGATGGCGACGGCGCTGCTGGGGGAGGTGGACCCGCGGCTGGCAGAGGGTTTCTATCACGGGCTGGAGGGGTGGGCGGTGTTCGTGGTGGCGATGGCGATGCTGATCGGGGTGGAGAGGGTGCTGCGGAGGTGGGTGCGGTGA
- a CDS encoding methyltransferase: protein MSWIERAWVRLRESLARYRAEIGVRDEAVELQREWLGDLRGKRVLEIGCGAGNILTMEIARAAGEYVGVDLLEDRVRKLQERLQAAGLEQARAQAGDVLAMDGSMGRFDVIYAGSVLHAFGDIDRAAGALQGLLKPGGVLVAWEPMNTGWAVRLARGLYRPFQPNRKWHHPLTVSDVGKWGEHFRLEGARGLLGWSKWGYPVYLLPGGRRAGVWLGRRLRGLDAGRRSLKGCHQVVLRMVAEG, encoded by the coding sequence ATGAGTTGGATTGAGCGGGCGTGGGTCCGGTTGCGGGAGTCGCTGGCGAGGTACCGGGCGGAGATCGGGGTTCGGGATGAAGCTGTCGAGCTGCAACGGGAGTGGCTGGGGGATTTGCGGGGGAAGCGGGTGCTGGAGATCGGGTGCGGGGCGGGCAACATTCTGACGATGGAGATTGCGAGGGCCGCGGGCGAGTATGTGGGGGTGGATCTGCTGGAGGACAGGGTTCGGAAGCTGCAGGAGAGGCTCCAGGCGGCGGGGCTGGAACAGGCGCGGGCGCAGGCTGGGGACGTGCTGGCGATGGACGGGTCGATGGGGCGGTTCGATGTGATTTATGCGGGGAGCGTGCTGCACGCGTTCGGCGACATTGACCGGGCGGCGGGGGCGCTGCAAGGGCTGCTAAAGCCCGGGGGAGTGCTGGTGGCGTGGGAACCGATGAATACGGGGTGGGCGGTGAGGCTGGCGCGGGGGCTGTACCGGCCGTTCCAGCCGAACCGGAAGTGGCACCATCCGCTGACGGTTTCCGATGTGGGGAAGTGGGGGGAGCATTTCCGGCTGGAGGGAGCGAGAGGGTTGCTGGGGTGGTCGAAGTGGGGGTATCCGGTCTATCTGCTGCCGGGCGGGCGGAGGGCGGGGGTGTGGCTGGGGAGGCGGCTGCGCGGGCTGGACGCGGGCAGGCGGTCGCTGAAGGGGTGTCATCAGGTGGTGTTGCGGATGGTGGCGGAGGGGTGA
- a CDS encoding DDE transposase — protein sequence MRGEDRQQQEMFLYASLEDLVPADHPLRPIRAMVDEALQRLDDTFDEIYGEVGRPSIAPERLLRAQLLMLLYTIRSERMLVEQLRYNLLFRWFVGLGMSEEVWHATVFTKNRDRLLEGDVARQFFGEIVRQAKQQGLMSSEHFSVDGTMVEAWASQKSFRPKQEKSDEDEPKQGGRNREVDFRGQQRSNETHESVTDPEARLWRKSQTAEAKLSYLGHVLGENRHGLIVNVRVTKAYGRAEREAAVEMAREIPGGTKRVTLAGDKGYDTREFVEQMKDLNVTPHVAQNVSGRRSAVDGRTTRHEGYWMSQRRRKLVEEFFGWAKVVAGLRKVKLRGREKVGWLFTLAAAAYNLVRMRNLMAAATA from the coding sequence ATGAGAGGAGAAGACCGTCAGCAGCAAGAGATGTTCCTGTACGCGAGCCTGGAGGATCTGGTGCCGGCCGATCACCCGCTGCGGCCGATCCGGGCGATGGTGGACGAGGCGCTGCAGAGGCTGGACGACACCTTCGATGAGATTTACGGAGAAGTGGGGCGGCCGTCGATCGCGCCGGAGCGGCTGCTGCGGGCGCAGTTGCTGATGCTGCTGTACACAATCCGGAGCGAGAGGATGCTGGTCGAGCAGCTGCGCTACAACCTGCTGTTCCGGTGGTTCGTGGGTCTGGGGATGAGCGAGGAGGTCTGGCACGCGACGGTGTTCACGAAGAACCGGGACCGGCTGCTGGAAGGGGACGTAGCGCGGCAGTTCTTTGGCGAGATCGTGCGGCAGGCGAAGCAGCAGGGGCTGATGTCGAGCGAGCATTTTTCGGTGGACGGGACGATGGTGGAGGCGTGGGCGAGCCAGAAGAGCTTCCGGCCGAAACAGGAGAAGTCGGATGAGGACGAACCGAAACAGGGTGGGCGGAATCGGGAAGTGGACTTCCGGGGGCAGCAGCGGTCGAATGAGACGCACGAGTCGGTGACGGATCCGGAGGCGCGGCTGTGGCGGAAGAGTCAGACGGCGGAGGCGAAGCTGAGCTATCTGGGACACGTGCTGGGAGAGAACCGGCACGGGCTGATCGTGAACGTGCGGGTGACGAAAGCCTACGGGCGGGCGGAGCGGGAAGCGGCGGTGGAGATGGCGCGGGAGATTCCGGGAGGGACGAAGCGGGTGACGCTGGCCGGAGACAAGGGGTACGACACGCGGGAGTTTGTGGAGCAGATGAAGGATCTGAACGTGACGCCGCATGTGGCGCAGAACGTGAGCGGACGGCGCAGCGCGGTGGATGGGAGGACGACGCGGCATGAAGGCTACTGGATGAGCCAGAGGAGGCGGAAGCTGGTGGAGGAGTTCTTCGGATGGGCGAAGGTGGTGGCGGGGCTGAGGAAGGTGAAGCTGAGGGGGCGGGAGAAGGTGGGATGGCTGTTCACGCTGGCGGCAGCCGCATACAATCTGGTGAGGATGAGGAACCTGATGGCGGCGGCGACTGCCTGA
- a CDS encoding DDE transposase: protein MRGEDRQQQEMFLYASLEDLVPADHPLRPIRAMVDEALQRLDDTFDEIYGEVGRPSIAPERLLRAQLLMLLYTIRSERMLVEQLRYNLLFRWFVGLGMSEEVWHATVFTKNRDRLLEGDVARQFFGEIVRQAKQQGLMSSEHFSVDGTMVEAWASQKSFRPKQEKSDEDEPKQGGRNREVDFRGQQRSNETHESVTDPEARLWRKSQTAEAKLSYLGHVLGENRHGLIVNVRVTKAYGRAEREAAVEMAREIPGGTKRVTVAGDKGYDSREFVGQMKELNVTPHVAQNVSRRRSAVDRRTTRHEGYWVSQRRRKLVEEFFGWAKVVAGLRKVKLRGREKVGWLFTLAAAAYNLVRMRNLMAATA from the coding sequence ATGAGAGGAGAAGACCGTCAGCAGCAAGAGATGTTCCTGTACGCGAGCCTGGAGGATCTGGTGCCGGCCGATCACCCGCTGCGGCCGATCCGGGCGATGGTGGACGAGGCGCTGCAGAGGCTGGACGACACCTTCGATGAGATTTACGGAGAAGTGGGGCGGCCGTCGATCGCGCCGGAGCGGCTGCTGCGGGCGCAGTTGCTGATGCTGCTGTACACAATCCGGAGCGAGAGGATGCTGGTCGAGCAGCTGCGCTACAACCTGCTGTTCCGGTGGTTCGTGGGTCTGGGGATGAGCGAGGAGGTCTGGCACGCGACGGTGTTCACGAAGAACCGGGACCGGCTGCTGGAAGGGGACGTAGCGCGGCAGTTCTTTGGCGAGATCGTGCGGCAGGCGAAGCAGCAGGGGCTGATGTCGAGCGAGCATTTTTCGGTGGACGGGACGATGGTGGAGGCGTGGGCGAGCCAGAAGAGCTTCCGGCCGAAACAGGAGAAGTCGGATGAGGACGAACCGAAACAGGGTGGGCGGAATCGGGAAGTGGACTTCCGGGGGCAGCAGCGGTCGAATGAGACGCACGAGTCGGTGACGGATCCGGAGGCGCGGCTGTGGCGGAAGAGTCAGACGGCGGAGGCGAAGCTGAGCTATCTGGGACACGTGCTGGGAGAGAACCGGCACGGGCTGATCGTGAACGTGCGGGTGACGAAAGCCTACGGGCGGGCGGAGCGGGAAGCGGCGGTGGAGATGGCGCGGGAGATACCAGGAGGGACGAAGCGGGTGACGGTGGCAGGGGACAAGGGGTACGACTCGCGGGAGTTTGTCGGGCAGATGAAGGAGCTGAACGTGACGCCGCATGTGGCGCAGAACGTGAGCAGGCGGCGCAGCGCGGTGGATAGGCGGACGACGCGGCACGAGGGCTACTGGGTGAGCCAGAGGAGGCGGAAGCTGGTGGAGGAGTTCTTCGGGTGGGCGAAGGTGGTGGCGGGGCTGAGGAAGGTGAAGTTGCGGGGACGGGAGAAGGTGGGATGGCTGTTCACGCTGGCGGCGGCGGCATACAACCTGGTGAGGATGAGGAACCTGATGGCGGCGACTGCCTGA
- a CDS encoding methyltransferase has protein sequence MSESAELFAREATIGAQGVFYDQGPRNWLPKKWKQLRELFAKYRKDIGLLEEAVELQKRWMGDLSRKRVLDLGAGDGNVLSMYIARSCHEYVAVDLSARRIGILQEKLRRAGLENAIAEVRDAMAEDWPHGEFDIIYSSSVLNAFRDTESAIRMLKKRLRPGGIVVAWEPLKTSWLNIFVRGLYRPFQPDRSWHWPLSRKTLRLYSSEFEIKAVQGMLGWSKWGFLLYLCPGLRAAGVKLGRKLAGLDRRNATQLGTGLWSCHQVVILMRKSD, from the coding sequence ATGAGTGAGTCAGCGGAATTGTTTGCGAGGGAAGCGACGATCGGAGCTCAAGGTGTTTTTTATGACCAAGGCCCGCGGAATTGGCTCCCAAAAAAATGGAAGCAGCTGAGGGAGCTGTTTGCGAAGTATCGGAAGGATATAGGCTTACTTGAAGAGGCGGTTGAACTGCAAAAGCGTTGGATGGGGGATCTTTCCAGGAAGCGAGTGTTGGATCTCGGCGCGGGCGATGGCAACGTCCTGAGCATGTACATCGCTCGAAGCTGCCACGAATATGTCGCTGTTGATCTGAGCGCAAGACGTATCGGAATTTTGCAGGAGAAGCTGCGCCGTGCCGGACTGGAAAATGCGATCGCCGAGGTTCGCGATGCGATGGCGGAAGACTGGCCTCATGGGGAATTCGATATCATCTATTCGAGTAGCGTTCTGAACGCTTTCCGCGACACGGAAAGTGCCATTCGCATGCTGAAGAAGAGGTTGCGGCCAGGCGGGATCGTGGTGGCGTGGGAGCCGCTAAAGACGAGCTGGCTGAACATCTTCGTACGTGGTCTCTATCGGCCGTTCCAACCGGATCGATCCTGGCACTGGCCGTTGTCAAGGAAGACACTGCGGTTGTATTCCAGCGAATTTGAGATCAAAGCCGTGCAGGGCATGCTGGGGTGGTCGAAGTGGGGCTTTCTGCTATATCTGTGCCCTGGCTTGCGAGCAGCCGGAGTAAAGCTGGGCCGGAAGCTTGCAGGGCTGGATCGAAGGAATGCGACGCAGTTGGGGACTGGCCTTTGGAGCTGCCATCAGGTTGTCATTCTGATGAGGAAATCAGACTGA